In one window of Maniola hyperantus chromosome 18, iAphHyp1.2, whole genome shotgun sequence DNA:
- the LOC138403560 gene encoding uncharacterized protein isoform X19, whose amino-acid sequence MDYVPTPAAAFQSSAQRISRVFACLQSSISSMHHITRSTCLGELPASLCHCASQKSCRPWSSWPACQYSAGIRSLPRRAACHLLSSRGLRPWSSCQPACILQASVRAGASCVPSPCHREIFVPGRAASLPAFCRHPFVPGRASVPSPSIARSSCLVELPACLQVCKRPFVPRRASCHLLSSRGLRACSSYKPACILHASVRDRASCVPHFCHRASQSLRASSSCPACLHSAGISSCRASCVPSPVIARCFVPGRAASLPCILQATGWCWGELRAISYHREIFVPGRAASLPAFCSIRSCCGELRARILPSRIARSLCLVELPACLHSAGHPFVPGRAACLNPAIAHRKVSVPGRASSLPAFCRHPFVPGRAACHHLSSRDLRIWSSCQPACILQSSARAVVSCVPDSCHHASQSLRAWSSYQPACILQASARAVASCVPDSCHHASQGLRAWSSYQPACILQASARAVASGVPESCHRASQGLHAWSSCQPACRLLPSRIAKSPCLVKLPACLHSAGIRSCCGELRARILCHRASQGLHAWSSCQPACILQASVRARASCVPESCHRASQDLRAWSSCQPACILQASVRAGANCVADSCHRASQGLRAWSSCQPACILQASVRARASCVPSPVIARSSYLVELSACLHSAVIHPCRGERRAISYHREVFVPGRAASLPAFCRHPFVPGRAACHHLSSRGSSYLVRAVSLPAFLQSSARAVASCVPDSCHHASQSLRALVKLPACLHSAGIRSCCGELRARILPSRIARSPCLVELPACLQTPAITHRKVSVPGQATSLPAFCRHPLVLWRAACQTPAIAHRKVSHAWSSCQPACRLLPSRIAKSPRLVKLPACLHSAGIRSCCGELRARILPSRIARSPCLVSCQPACILQASVRAGANCVADSCHRASQGLRAWSSCQPACILQASVRARASCVPSPVIARSSYLVELSACLHSAVIRSCCGELRARLLPSRIAKSPCLVKLPACLHSAGHPLVRGELRARILPSRIARSPCLVKLLACPHSAGIRSCHGELRARLLPSRIGKSSVPGRASSLPAFCRHPFVPGRAACQNPAIAHRKVSVPGRSCQPACILQTSVRCRGELRARLLPSRIARSPCLVILQASIRAGVSCVPSLVIARSSCLVKLPACLHSAGIRSCRGELRAVRI is encoded by the exons ATGGATTATGTGCCTACACCAGCTGCTGCCTTCCAGTCTTCGGCGCAACGCATCTCAAGGGTCTTCGCCTGCCTTCAGTCTTCAATCTCTAGCATGCACCACATTACAAGGTCTACATGCCTAGGCGAGCTGCCTGCCAGTCTCTGCCATTGCGCATCGCAAAAGTCTTGTCGTCCCTGGTCGAGCTGGCCAGCCTGCCAGTATTCTGCAGGCATCCGTTCGTTGCCGAGGCGAGCTGCGTGCCATCTCCTTTCATCGCGAGGTCTCCGTCCCTGGTCGAGCTGCCAGCCTGCTTGCATTCTGCAGGCATCCGTTCGTGCCGGGGCGAGCTGTGTACCATCTCCTTGTCATCGCGAGATCTTCGTGCCTGGTCGAGCTGCCAGCCTGCCTGCATTCTGCAGGCATCCGTTCGTGCCGGGACGAGCTTCGGTGCCATCTCCTTCCATCGCAAGGTCTTCGTGCCTGGTCGAGCTGCCAGCCTGCCTGCAAGTCTGCAAGCGTCCGTTCGTGCCGAGGCGAGCTTCGTGCCATCTCCTGTCCTCGCGAGGTCTTCGTGCCTGTTCGAGCTACAAGCCtgcctgcattctgcatgcATCCGTTCGTGACAGGGCGAGCTGCGTGCCACACTTCTGCCATCGTGCATCACAAAGTCTCCGTGCTTCGTCAAGCTGCCCAGCCTGCCTGCATTCTGCAGGCATCAGTTCGTGCCGGGCGAGTTGCGTGCCATCTCCTGTCATCGCAAGGTGTTTCGTGCCTGGTCGAGCTGCCAGCCTGCCTTGCATTCTGCAGGCAACCGGTTGGTGCTGGGGTGAGCTTCGTGCCATCTCCTATCATCGCGAGATCTTCGTGCCTGGTCGAGCTGCCAGCCTGCCTGCATTCTGCAGCATCCGCTCGTGCTGTGGCGAGCTGCGTGCCAGAATCCTGCCATCGCGCATCGCAAGGTCTCTGTGCCTGGTCGAGCTGCCAGCCTGCCTGCATTCTGCAGGGCATCCGTTCGTGCCAGGGCGAGCTGCGTGCCTGAATCCTGCCATCGCGCATCGGAAAGTCTCCGTGCCTGGTCGAGCTTCCAGC CTGCCTGCATTCTGCAGGCATCCGTTCGTGCCAGGGCGAGCTGCGTGCCATCACCTGTCATCGCGAGATCTTCGTATCTGGTCGAGCTGTCAGCCTGCCTGCATTCTGCAGTCATCCGCTCGTGCTGTGGTGAGCTGCGTGCCAGACTCCTGCCATCACGCATCGCAAAGTCTCCGTGCCTGGTCAAGCTACCAGCCTGCCTGCATTCTGCAGGCATCCGCTCGTGCTGTGGCGAGCTGCGTGCCAGACTCCTGCCATCACGCATCGCAAGGTCTCCGTGCCTGGTCAAGCTACCAGCCTGCCTGCATTCTGCAGGCATCCGCTCGTGCTGTGGCGAGCGGCGTGCCAGAATCCTGCCATCGCGCATCGCAAGGTCTCCATGCCTGGTCGAGCTGCCAGCCTGCCTGCAGACTCCTGCCATCACGCATCGCAAAGTCTCCGTGCCTGGTCAAGCTACCAGCCTGCCTGCATTCTGCAG GCATCCGCTCGTGCTGTGGCGAGCTGCGTGCCAGAATCCTCTGCCATCGCGCATCGCAAGGTCTCCATGCCTGGTCGAGCTGCCAGCCTGCCTGCATTCTGCAGGCATCCGTTCGTGCCAGGGCGAGCTGCGTGCCAGAATCCTGCCATCGCGCATCGCAAGATCTCCGTGCCTGGTCAAGCTGCCAGCCTGCCTGCATTCTGCAGGCATCCGTTCGCGCTGGGGCAAACTGCGTGGCAGACTCCTGCCATCGCGCATCGCAAGGTCTCCGTGCCTGGTCGAGCTGCCAGCCTGCCTGCATTCTGCAGGCATCCGTTCGTGCCAGGGCGAGCTGCGTGCCATCACCTGTCATCGCGAGATCTTCGTATCTGGTCGAGCTGTCAGCCTGCCTGCATTCTGCAGTCATCCATCCGTGCCGGGGCGAGCGTCGTGCCATCTCCTATCATCGCGAGGTCTTCGTGCCTGGTCGAGCTGCCAGCCTGCCTGCATTCTGCAGGCATCCGTTCGTGCCAGGGCGAGCTGCGTGCCATCACCTGTCATCGCGAGGATCTTCGTATCTGGTTCGAGCTGTCAGCCTGCCTGCATTCCTGCAGTCATCCGCTCGTGCTGTGGCGAGCTGCGTGCCAGACTCCTGCCATCACGCATCGCAAAGTCTCCGTGCACTGGTCAAGCTACCAGCCTGCCTGCATTCTGCAGGCATCCGCTCGTGCTGTGGCGAGCTGCGTGCCAGAATCCTGCCATCGCGCATCGCACGGTCTCCATGCCTGGTCGAGCTGCCAGCCTGCCTGCAGACTCCTGCCATCACGCATCGCAAAGTCTCCGTGCCTGGTCAAGCTACCAGCCTGCCTGCATTCTGCAG GCATCCGCTCGTGCTGTGGCGAGCTGCGTGCCAGACTCCTGCCATCGCGCATCGCAAGGTCTCACATGCCTGGTCGAGCTGCCAGCCTGCCTGCAGACTCCTGCCATCACGCATCGCAAA ATCTCCGCGCCTGGTCAAGCTGCCAGCCTGCCTGCATTCTGCAGGCATCCGCTCGTGCTGTGGCGAGCTGCGTGCCAGAATCCTGCCATCGCGCATCGCAAG ATCTCCGTGCCTGGTCAGCTGCCAGCCTGCCTGCATTCTGCAGGCATCCGTTCGCGCTGGGGCAAACTGCGTGGCAGACTCCTGCCATCGCGCATCGCAAGGTCTCCGTGCCTGGTCGAGCTGCCAGCCTGCCTGCATTCTGCAGGCATCCGTTCGTGCCAGGGCGAGCTGCGTGCCATCACCTGTCATCGCGAGATCTTCGTATCTGGTCGAGCTGTCAGCCTGCCTGCATTCTGCAGTCATCCGCTCGTGCTGTGGTGAGCTGCGTGCCAGACTCCTGCCATCACGCATCGCAAAGTCTCCGTGCCTGGTCAAGCTACCAGCCTGCCTGCATTCTGCAGGGCATCCGCTCGTG CGGGGCGAGCTGCGTGCCAGAATCCTGCCATCGCGCATCGCAAGATCTCCGTGCCTGGTCAAGCTGTTAGCCTGCCCGCATTCTGCAGGCATCCGTTCGTGCCATGGCGAGCTGCGTGCCAGACTCCTGCCATCGCGCATCGGAAAATCTTCCGTGCCTGGTCGAGCTTCCAGCCTGCCTGCATTCTGCAGGCATCCGTTCGTGCCAGGGCGAGCTGCGTGCCAGAATCCTGCCATCGCGCATCGTAAGGTCTCCGTGCCTGGTCGGAGCTGCCAGCCTGCCTGCATTCTGCAGACATCCGTTCGTTGCCGGGGCGAGCTGCGTGCCAGACTCCTGCCATCGCGCATCGCAAGGTCTCCGTGCCTGGTCATTCTGCAGGCATCCATTCGTGCCGGGGTGAGCTGCGTGCCATCTCTTGTCATCGCGAGATCTTCGTGCCTGGTCAAGCTGCCAGCCTGCCTGCATTCTGCAG GCATCCGTTCGTGCCGGGGCGAGCTGCGTGCCGTGCGTATATAA
- the LOC138403560 gene encoding uncharacterized protein isoform X10 has product MDYVPTPAAAFQSSAQRISRVFACLQSSISSMHHITRSTCLGELPASLCHCASQKSCRPWSSWPACQYSAGIRSLPRRAACHLLSSRGLRPWSSCQPACILQASVRAGASCVPSPCHREIFVPGRAASLPAFCRHPFVPGRASVPSPSIARSSCLVELPACLQVCKRPFVPRRASCHLLSSRGLRACSSYKPACILHASVRDRASCVPHFCHRASQSLRASSSCPACLHSAGISSCRASCVPSPVIARCFVPGRAASLPCILQATGWCWGELRAISYHREIFVPGRAASLPAFCSIRSCCGELRARILPSRIARSLCLVELPACLHSAGHPFVPGRAACLNPAIAHRKVSVPGRASSLPAFCRHPFVPWRAACQILPIAHRKVSVPGRAASLPAFCRHPFVPGRAACQNPAIAHSKISAPGQAASLPAFCRHPLVLWRAACQNPAIAHRKISVPGQAASLPAFCRHPFALGQTAWQTPAIAHRKVLRAWSSCQPACILQASVRARASCVPSPVIARSSYLVELSACLHSAVIRSCCGELRARLLPSRIAKSPCLVKLPACLHSAGIRSCCGELRARLLPSRIARSPCLVKLPACLHSAGIRSCCGERRARILPSRIARSPCLVELPACLQTPAITHRKVSVPGQATSLPAFCRHPLVLWRAACQNPLPSRIARSPCLVELPACLHSAGIRSCQGELRARILPSRIARSPCLVKLPACLHSAGIRSRWGKLRGRLLPSRIARSPCLVELPACLHSAGIRSCQGELRAITCHREIFVSGRAVSLPAFCSHPSVPGRASCHLLSSRGLRAWSSCQPACILQASARAVASCVPESCHRASHGLHAWSSCQPACRLLPSRIAKSPCLVKLPACLHSAGIRSCCGELRARLLPSRIARSPRLVKLPACLHSAGIRSCCGELRARILPSRIARSPCLVSCQPACILQASVRAGANCVADSCHRASQGLRAWSSCQPACILQASVRARASCVPSPVIARSSYLVELSACLHSAVIRSCCGELRARLLPSRIAKSPCLVKLPACLHSAGHPLVRGELRARILPSRIARSPCLVKLLACPHSAGIRSCHGELRARLLPSRIGKSSVPGRASSLPAFCRHPFVPGRAACQNPAIAHRKVSVPGRSCQPACILQTSVRCRGELRARLLPSRIARSPCLVILQASIRAGVSCVPSLVIARSSCLVKLPACLHSAGIRSCRGELRAVRI; this is encoded by the exons ATGGATTATGTGCCTACACCAGCTGCTGCCTTCCAGTCTTCGGCGCAACGCATCTCAAGGGTCTTCGCCTGCCTTCAGTCTTCAATCTCTAGCATGCACCACATTACAAGGTCTACATGCCTAGGCGAGCTGCCTGCCAGTCTCTGCCATTGCGCATCGCAAAAGTCTTGTCGTCCCTGGTCGAGCTGGCCAGCCTGCCAGTATTCTGCAGGCATCCGTTCGTTGCCGAGGCGAGCTGCGTGCCATCTCCTTTCATCGCGAGGTCTCCGTCCCTGGTCGAGCTGCCAGCCTGCTTGCATTCTGCAGGCATCCGTTCGTGCCGGGGCGAGCTGTGTACCATCTCCTTGTCATCGCGAGATCTTCGTGCCTGGTCGAGCTGCCAGCCTGCCTGCATTCTGCAGGCATCCGTTCGTGCCGGGACGAGCTTCGGTGCCATCTCCTTCCATCGCAAGGTCTTCGTGCCTGGTCGAGCTGCCAGCCTGCCTGCAAGTCTGCAAGCGTCCGTTCGTGCCGAGGCGAGCTTCGTGCCATCTCCTGTCCTCGCGAGGTCTTCGTGCCTGTTCGAGCTACAAGCCtgcctgcattctgcatgcATCCGTTCGTGACAGGGCGAGCTGCGTGCCACACTTCTGCCATCGTGCATCACAAAGTCTCCGTGCTTCGTCAAGCTGCCCAGCCTGCCTGCATTCTGCAGGCATCAGTTCGTGCCGGGCGAGTTGCGTGCCATCTCCTGTCATCGCAAGGTGTTTCGTGCCTGGTCGAGCTGCCAGCCTGCCTTGCATTCTGCAGGCAACCGGTTGGTGCTGGGGTGAGCTTCGTGCCATCTCCTATCATCGCGAGATCTTCGTGCCTGGTCGAGCTGCCAGCCTGCCTGCATTCTGCAGCATCCGCTCGTGCTGTGGCGAGCTGCGTGCCAGAATCCTGCCATCGCGCATCGCAAGGTCTCTGTGCCTGGTCGAGCTGCCAGCCTGCCTGCATTCTGCAGGGCATCCGTTCGTGCCAGGGCGAGCTGCGTGCCTGAATCCTGCCATCGCGCATCGGAAAGTCTCCGTGCCTGGTCGAGCTTCCAGCCTGCCCGCATTCTGCAGGCATCCGTTCGTGCCATGGCGAGCTGCGTGCCAGA TCCTGCCAATCGCGCATCGCAAGGTCTCCGTGCCTGGTCGAGCTGCCAGCCTGCCTGCATTCTGCAGGCATCCGTTCGTGCCAGGGCGAGCTGCGTGCCAGAATCCTGCCATCGCGCATAGCAAGATCTCCGCGCCTGGTCAAGCTGCCAGCCTGCCTGCATTCTGCAGGCATCCGCTCGTGCTGTGGCGAGCTGCGTGCCAGAATCCTGCCATCGCGCATCGCAAG ATCTCCGTGCCTGGTCAAGCTGCCAGCCTGCCTGCATTCTGCAGGCATCCGTTCGCGCTGGGGCAAACTGCGTGGCAGACTCCTGCCATCGCGCATCGCAAGGTCCTCCGTGCCTGGTCGAGCTGCCAGCCTGCCTGCATTCTGCAGGCATCCGTTCGTGCCAGGGCGAGCTGCGTGCCATCACCTGTCATCGCGAGATCTTCGTATCTGGTCGAGCTGTCAGCCTGCCTGCATTCTGCAGTCATCCGCTCGTGCTGTGGTGAGCTGCGTGCCAGACTCCTGCCATCACGCATCGCAAAGTCTCCGTGCCTGGTCAAGCTACCAGCCTGCCTGCATTCTGCAGGCATCCGCTCGTGCTGTGGCGAGCTGCGTGCCAGACTCCTGCCATCACGCATCGCAAGGTCTCCGTGCCTGGTCAAGCTACCAGCCTGCCTGCATTCTGCAGGCATCCGCTCGTGCTGTGGCGAGCGGCGTGCCAGAATCCTGCCATCGCGCATCGCAAGGTCTCCATGCCTGGTCGAGCTGCCAGCCTGCCTGCAGACTCCTGCCATCACGCATCGCAAAGTCTCCGTGCCTGGTCAAGCTACCAGCCTGCCTGCATTCTGCAG GCATCCGCTCGTGCTGTGGCGAGCTGCGTGCCAGAATCCTCTGCCATCGCGCATCGCAAGGTCTCCATGCCTGGTCGAGCTGCCAGCCTGCCTGCATTCTGCAGGCATCCGTTCGTGCCAGGGCGAGCTGCGTGCCAGAATCCTGCCATCGCGCATCGCAAGATCTCCGTGCCTGGTCAAGCTGCCAGCCTGCCTGCATTCTGCAGGCATCCGTTCGCGCTGGGGCAAACTGCGTGGCAGACTCCTGCCATCGCGCATCGCAAGGTCTCCGTGCCTGGTCGAGCTGCCAGCCTGCCTGCATTCTGCAGGCATCCGTTCGTGCCAGGGCGAGCTGCGTGCCATCACCTGTCATCGCGAGATCTTCGTATCTGGTCGAGCTGTCAGCCTGCCTGCATTCTGCAGTCATCCATCCGTGCCGGGGCGAGCGTCGTGCCATCTCCTATCATCGCGAGGTCTTCGTGCCTGGTCGAGCTGCCAGCCTGCCTGCATTCTGCAG GCATCCGCTCGTGCTGTGGCGAGCTGCGTGCCAGAATCCTGCCATCGCGCATCGCACGGTCTCCATGCCTGGTCGAGCTGCCAGCCTGCCTGCAGACTCCTGCCATCACGCATCGCAAAGTCTCCGTGCCTGGTCAAGCTACCAGCCTGCCTGCATTCTGCAG GCATCCGCTCGTGCTGTGGCGAGCTGCGTGCCAGACTCCTGCCATCGCGCATCGCAAG ATCTCCGCGCCTGGTCAAGCTGCCAGCCTGCCTGCATTCTGCAGGCATCCGCTCGTGCTGTGGCGAGCTGCGTGCCAGAATCCTGCCATCGCGCATCGCAAG ATCTCCGTGCCTGGTCAGCTGCCAGCCTGCCTGCATTCTGCAGGCATCCGTTCGCGCTGGGGCAAACTGCGTGGCAGACTCCTGCCATCGCGCATCGCAAGGTCTCCGTGCCTGGTCGAGCTGCCAGCCTGCCTGCATTCTGCAGGCATCCGTTCGTGCCAGGGCGAGCTGCGTGCCATCACCTGTCATCGCGAGATCTTCGTATCTGGTCGAGCTGTCAGCCTGCCTGCATTCTGCAGTCATCCGCTCGTGCTGTGGTGAGCTGCGTGCCAGACTCCTGCCATCACGCATCGCAAAGTCTCCGTGCCTGGTCAAGCTACCAGCCTGCCTGCATTCTGCAGGGCATCCGCTCGTG CGGGGCGAGCTGCGTGCCAGAATCCTGCCATCGCGCATCGCAAGATCTCCGTGCCTGGTCAAGCTGTTAGCCTGCCCGCATTCTGCAGGCATCCGTTCGTGCCATGGCGAGCTGCGTGCCAGACTCCTGCCATCGCGCATCGGAAAATCTTCCGTGCCTGGTCGAGCTTCCAGCCTGCCTGCATTCTGCAGGCATCCGTTCGTGCCAGGGCGAGCTGCGTGCCAGAATCCTGCCATCGCGCATCGTAAGGTCTCCGTGCCTGGTCGGAGCTGCCAGCCTGCCTGCATTCTGCAGACATCCGTTCGTTGCCGGGGCGAGCTGCGTGCCAGACTCCTGCCATCGCGCATCGCAAGGTCTCCGTGCCTGGTCATTCTGCAGGCATCCATTCGTGCCGGGGTGAGCTGCGTGCCATCTCTTGTCATCGCGAGATCTTCGTGCCTGGTCAAGCTGCCAGCCTGCCTGCATTCTGCAG GCATCCGTTCGTGCCGGGGCGAGCTGCGTGCCGTGCGTATATAA
- the LOC138403560 gene encoding uncharacterized protein isoform X29, producing MDYVPTPAAAFQSSAQRISRVFACLQSSISSMHHITRSTCLGELPASLCHCASQKSCRPWSSWPACQYSAGIRSLPRRAACHLLSSRGLRPWSSCQPACILQASVRAGASCVPSPCHREIFVPGRAASLPAFCRHPFVPGRASVPSPSIARSSCLVELPACLQVCKRPFVPRRASCHLLSSRGLRACSSYKPACILHASVRDRASCVPHFCHRASQSLRASSSCPACLHSAGISSCRASCVPSPVIARCFVPGRAASLPCILQATGWCWGELRAISYHREIFVPGRAASLPAFCSIRSCCGELRARILPSRIARSLCLVELPACLHSAGHPFVPGRAACLNPAIAHRKVSVPGRASSLPAFCRHPFVPWRAACQILPIAHRKVSVPGRAASLPAFCRHPFVPGRAACQNPAIAHSKISAPGQAASLPAFCRHPLVLWRAACQNPAIAHRKISVPGQAASLPAFCRHPFALGQTAWQTPAIAHRKVSMPGRAASLPAFCRHPFVPGRAACQNPAIAHRKISVPGQAASLPAFCRHPFALGQTAWQTPAIAHRKVSVPGRAASLPAFCRHPFVPGRAACHHLSSRDLRIWSSCQPACILQSSIRAGASVVPSPIIARSSCLVELPACLHSAGIRSCQGELRAITCHREDLRIWFELSACLHSCSHPLVLWRAACQTPAITHRKVSVHWSSYQPACILQASARAVASCVPESCHRASHGLHAWSSCQPACRLLPSRIAKSPCLVKLPACLHSAGIRSCCGELRARLLPSRIARSPRLVKLPACLHSAGIRSCCGELRARILPSRIARSPCLVSCQPACILQASVRAGANCVADSCHRASQGLRAWSSCQPACILQASVRARASCVPSPVIARSSYLVELSACLHSAVIRSCCGELRARLLPSRIAKSPCLVKLPACLHSAGHPLVRGELRARILPSRIARSPCLVKLLACPHSAGIRSCHGELRARLLPSRIGKSSVPGRASSLPAFCRHPFVPGRAACQNPAIAHRKVSVPGRSCQPACILQTSVRCRGELRARLLPSRIARSPCLVILQASIRAGVSCVPSLVIARSSCLVKLPACLHSAGIRSCRGELRAVRI from the exons ATGGATTATGTGCCTACACCAGCTGCTGCCTTCCAGTCTTCGGCGCAACGCATCTCAAGGGTCTTCGCCTGCCTTCAGTCTTCAATCTCTAGCATGCACCACATTACAAGGTCTACATGCCTAGGCGAGCTGCCTGCCAGTCTCTGCCATTGCGCATCGCAAAAGTCTTGTCGTCCCTGGTCGAGCTGGCCAGCCTGCCAGTATTCTGCAGGCATCCGTTCGTTGCCGAGGCGAGCTGCGTGCCATCTCCTTTCATCGCGAGGTCTCCGTCCCTGGTCGAGCTGCCAGCCTGCTTGCATTCTGCAGGCATCCGTTCGTGCCGGGGCGAGCTGTGTACCATCTCCTTGTCATCGCGAGATCTTCGTGCCTGGTCGAGCTGCCAGCCTGCCTGCATTCTGCAGGCATCCGTTCGTGCCGGGACGAGCTTCGGTGCCATCTCCTTCCATCGCAAGGTCTTCGTGCCTGGTCGAGCTGCCAGCCTGCCTGCAAGTCTGCAAGCGTCCGTTCGTGCCGAGGCGAGCTTCGTGCCATCTCCTGTCCTCGCGAGGTCTTCGTGCCTGTTCGAGCTACAAGCCtgcctgcattctgcatgcATCCGTTCGTGACAGGGCGAGCTGCGTGCCACACTTCTGCCATCGTGCATCACAAAGTCTCCGTGCTTCGTCAAGCTGCCCAGCCTGCCTGCATTCTGCAGGCATCAGTTCGTGCCGGGCGAGTTGCGTGCCATCTCCTGTCATCGCAAGGTGTTTCGTGCCTGGTCGAGCTGCCAGCCTGCCTTGCATTCTGCAGGCAACCGGTTGGTGCTGGGGTGAGCTTCGTGCCATCTCCTATCATCGCGAGATCTTCGTGCCTGGTCGAGCTGCCAGCCTGCCTGCATTCTGCAGCATCCGCTCGTGCTGTGGCGAGCTGCGTGCCAGAATCCTGCCATCGCGCATCGCAAGGTCTCTGTGCCTGGTCGAGCTGCCAGCCTGCCTGCATTCTGCAGGGCATCCGTTCGTGCCAGGGCGAGCTGCGTGCCTGAATCCTGCCATCGCGCATCGGAAAGTCTCCGTGCCTGGTCGAGCTTCCAGCCTGCCCGCATTCTGCAGGCATCCGTTCGTGCCATGGCGAGCTGCGTGCCAGA TCCTGCCAATCGCGCATCGCAAGGTCTCCGTGCCTGGTCGAGCTGCCAGCCTGCCTGCATTCTGCAGGCATCCGTTCGTGCCAGGGCGAGCTGCGTGCCAGAATCCTGCCATCGCGCATAGCAAGATCTCCGCGCCTGGTCAAGCTGCCAGCCTGCCTGCATTCTGCAGGCATCCGCTCGTGCTGTGGCGAGCTGCGTGCCAGAATCCTGCCATCGCGCATCGCAAG ATCTCCGTGCCTGGTCAAGCTGCCAGCCTGCCTGCATTCTGCAGGCATCCGTTCGCGCTGGGGCAAACTGCGTGGCAGACTCCTGCCATCGCGCATCGCAAG GTCTCCATGCCTGGTCGAGCTGCCAGCCTGCCTGCATTCTGCAGGCATCCGTTCGTGCCAGGGCGAGCTGCGTGCCAGAATCCTGCCATCGCGCATCGCAAGATCTCCGTGCCTGGTCAAGCTGCCAGCCTGCCTGCATTCTGCAGGCATCCGTTCGCGCTGGGGCAAACTGCGTGGCAGACTCCTGCCATCGCGCATCGCAAGGTCTCCGTGCCTGGTCGAGCTGCCAGCCTGCCTGCATTCTGCAGGCATCCGTTCGTGCCAGGGCGAGCTGCGTGCCATCACCTGTCATCGCGAGATCTTCGTATCTGGTCGAGCTGTCAGCCTGCCTGCATTCTGCAGTCATCCATCCGTGCCGGGGCGAGCGTCGTGCCATCTCCTATCATCGCGAGGTCTTCGTGCCTGGTCGAGCTGCCAGCCTGCCTGCATTCTGCAGGCATCCGTTCGTGCCAGGGCGAGCTGCGTGCCATCACCTGTCATCGCGAGGATCTTCGTATCTGGTTCGAGCTGTCAGCCTGCCTGCATTCCTGCAGTCATCCGCTCGTGCTGTGGCGAGCTGCGTGCCAGACTCCTGCCATCACGCATCGCAAAGTCTCCGTGCACTGGTCAAGCTACCAGCCTGCCTGCATTCTGCAGGCATCCGCTCGTGCTGTGGCGAGCTGCGTGCCAGAATCCTGCCATCGCGCATCGCACGGTCTCCATGCCTGGTCGAGCTGCCAGCCTGCCTGCAGACTCCTGCCATCACGCATCGCAAAGTCTCCGTGCCTGGTCAAGCTACCAGCCTGCCTGCATTCTGCAG GCATCCGCTCGTGCTGTGGCGAGCTGCGTGCCAGACTCCTGCCATCGCGCATCGCAAG ATCTCCGCGCCTGGTCAAGCTGCCAGCCTGCCTGCATTCTGCAGGCATCCGCTCGTGCTGTGGCGAGCTGCGTGCCAGAATCCTGCCATCGCGCATCGCAAG ATCTCCGTGCCTGGTCAGCTGCCAGCCTGCCTGCATTCTGCAGGCATCCGTTCGCGCTGGGGCAAACTGCGTGGCAGACTCCTGCCATCGCGCATCGCAAGGTCTCCGTGCCTGGTCGAGCTGCCAGCCTGCCTGCATTCTGCAGGCATCCGTTCGTGCCAGGGCGAGCTGCGTGCCATCACCTGTCATCGCGAGATCTTCGTATCTGGTCGAGCTGTCAGCCTGCCTGCATTCTGCAGTCATCCGCTCGTGCTGTGGTGAGCTGCGTGCCAGACTCCTGCCATCACGCATCGCAAAGTCTCCGTGCCTGGTCAAGCTACCAGCCTGCCTGCATTCTGCAGGGCATCCGCTCGTG CGGGGCGAGCTGCGTGCCAGAATCCTGCCATCGCGCATCGCAAGATCTCCGTGCCTGGTCAAGCTGTTAGCCTGCCCGCATTCTGCAGGCATCCGTTCGTGCCATGGCGAGCTGCGTGCCAGACTCCTGCCATCGCGCATCGGAAAATCTTCCGTGCCTGGTCGAGCTTCCAGCCTGCCTGCATTCTGCAGGCATCCGTTCGTGCCAGGGCGAGCTGCGTGCCAGAATCCTGCCATCGCGCATCGTAAGGTCTCCGTGCCTGGTCGGAGCTGCCAGCCTGCCTGCATTCTGCAGACATCCGTTCGTTGCCGGGGCGAGCTGCGTGCCAGACTCCTGCCATCGCGCATCGCAAGGTCTCCGTGCCTGGTCATTCTGCAGGCATCCATTCGTGCCGGGGTGAGCTGCGTGCCATCTCTTGTCATCGCGAGATCTTCGTGCCTGGTCAAGCTGCCAGCCTGCCTGCATTCTGCAG GCATCCGTTCGTGCCGGGGCGAGCTGCGTGCCGTGCGTATATAA